TATCAATAAAATAATGCTCGGGGCCAATTCAATTGCATTGTTATTGAGATAGCGTTTTAGGCTAATTTAATCGTATTATTAGAATAGCACTTTGGGTCATTTCGATCGTGTTGTCAATGAAATAGAGCCTTGTGCCATTTTGGTCATATTGCCATCGAAATAACCCTTTAGTTCGTTTCAATCATGCTACCATCAAAATAGTGTTTTGGGCCTTTTTGACTATGCTATGGTCGGAATAGCACCTTGGGCCATTTCATGCTGTCAAAATAGTGCCTTGGATTCAAAATAGAGCCTTGGTTATTTCAATTATATTGTTATTCGAATAACACCTCGAGTCATTTCAATCATCTCGTTGTCATCAAAATAGTATCGCACTATCATTAGAATAACATATTGGGttgtttcatctatgctattattGGAATTGCACCGTAGGTCGTTCAGAGCATTACTATTGGAATAGCGCCTTGGATCGTTTGGTCGACACTGCCATTGAAATAATGACTTGGGTCATTTTAACTACTATTGATGAAATAACATCTTGGGTTGTTTCAATTACATTATCATCAATATAATGATTTTGGCTATTTCGATCGTACTATTATCGAAAGATACTTCTAGGCAAATTTAGCTTATGTTGCTATTAAAATATACTTATTAGTCAATTTTTCAACCTATGTGATCGTCGAAAGATGTTTTAGATCGATTAGGTCATATTATCATAGAGGAAGATTTATAGTTAGATTTAGTCATATCATTATGGAAGGATGCTTCTTAGTCAATTCAATCATGTAATCATAGAGGGACGCTTAATGATCGAGTTTGGCTACATTGTCATCTAGGGACATTTTGTACTTTATTTTGATTATGTCATTACAAAAGGATATTTCTTGGTCGATTGGTTATGTTACTATATAGGCATGCTCCATAATCAAGATTGGCTACATCAACACCTAGGGATGCTTTATGATTGATTTCAATCACATCGTTATAGAAGGATGCTTCTTGGTCAATTGGTCATATTATTGTATATGAATATTTCATAGTTGGATTTGGTTATATTGTTGTTGAGAGACGCTTCGATCATGTCATTATCAAGGGATACTTTATGGTTGGGTTTATCTATATTATTATAGAGGTGTTGAGAATTGTCTCTTTAGGAGGTTCAGTTGTATAAGGCAGTTCGACCATATTGGTGTAAGGAATTATTTCTTTAAGTAATTTGATTATATTGGTGTTGAGAATCACCTCTTTGGGTGGTTCGACCATATTAGTGTTAGAAGCCTCCTCTTTGGGTGGTTCGATTGTGTTGGTATCAAGAGCCATCTTTTTCACGTAGTTCAATCATGTTGATATTGAGAATTAGCTATTTACATGATTTGTCATATTGGTGGCGAAAGCCCTACCTCTTCCGATAGTTCAACCATATTAGTGTTGAGAATTATTTTTTCAAATGGTTCAACTATGTTGGTATTAGGAATTATCTCTTTAGATAGTTCGATTGTGTTAGTATCGAAAACCACCTCTCCAAGTGATTCAGGCATATTATCACTATTTAGTTATAACAAATTACTACTTAATCCCATAAAAAGGTGACATGATACAATCTTAGCTCTCCGTGTTATTGCTTAAGTCAAATTGAGATTCAGAAGATTTAATCAAGtgtcaaatataaatattaaaaaaaattaactctAAGAGAATATACTCGAGGGATCTTTTATAGAGAGATATATGACTATTATGTCCAACAAGTTAATGATTAAATGTCCGATACTAAAcgagatattatattattttaaaaaataataaaatatcaatcatAAAACAGTGAGATATCGATCAACCAACCTTCCACGAATGATCATCGGCACGTCTCCGATCAACGtaacatgatatgaaatattacaACAGTATGTGGTAGATTAAAAGCGGGCGTGGCCTGTGGGAGCTGCAGTAATAATTAAAGGCAGAGGCCGAGCTTTGACGAAAAGCTGGTGACGGACTAATAAACAACACACGAAGTGGTTAATCGCATTCAGTCCCTCGCTCTTCTTCCCCGACCCACCGCCACCTACTACCGAGAAGCGCGCAGGAAAAGGGGAGTGGCAGGCGAAAGCGAGCGGGCGTGCGAGTTGTGTTCCAGAGAAATATAATGATGCTCGTCTGTGTCCTCCCACCGATCCCTCCGTCAGCCTTTGTGGTCTTTGGCTGCAACTTTACAAGTACACGGTAAGAGAGATAAGACTTGTTTACGCTTAAAGGTTGAATGGATAGAAAGTTACTGCGACAGTGCATCAGCATCGTGTGCTTAGTTTAGTGGAAGGGAAAAGGGTCGATGAAGAAGGGCAGGTGGGAAGGTGACAATAGGCAGCAGTTGAACTACAAGAGCTGATCGAGATAAATACGCAGGTAATTTTCATTCTCTTATCTTCGCCATGGTTGAATATTTCCTGGTCTTGATGTCACCAATGGCTGCTTTTTAGCTGCTCCAGCTTGTGTGTTTGTGGAATGCTGTCCTTTTGCTGGTAGATATAGCTGCGATGGCTCAGCTTGAGTTTCTTCCATTGGAGGACAAAAGGTGGTGTCATCTATTTCCTCCGCCCTTATCAGTCCAGAGGTCATGAGAGGAAACCTTAACCAAAATATATGGTTCCAAAAGAAAACGTGCTTCTCTTTGTTGTTCTTGTTGGTTTTGTTGTGTATACCTTCcaccacatctctctctctctctttctccgtgATTCCCAGTCTACATCATCTCTCTTATAATCTTTGttctatactctctctctctcttgtataGGTGAAACTGTGTCGTACGTTCTTCTATATTGTCGAGCTTCGTAGTTCTTCTTGTTGTTAGTTGGAGCCGCAGACAAAAACAGGGATCGTTGCGTGGATTTATATTGGATATtgcggagagagaaagagagagagagagagagagaggaagcgaTGAGGACGGAGGTGGCAACGATGCAGCAGATGCTGACGCCGGAGGCGGCAGCGGTTTTGGTGCGGTCTATTGAGGAAGCGGACCGGCGTCGTCACGGCCAGACGACGCCGCTCCACGTGGCCGCCAACCTCCTGGCGGCGCCCTCGGGGCTCCTCCGCCGCGCTTGCACTGTTTCCCACCCGCTCCTCGCTTCCTCCTCCCACCCCCTCCACTGCCGCGCCCTCGACCTCTGCTTCTCCGTCGCGCTCGATCGCCTCCCGGCCAGTGCAACCGGCTCCGACGCCGAGCAGCCGCCGCTCTCCAATGCGCTCGTCGCCGCCGTGAAGCGCGCCCAGGCGCACCAGCGCCGCGGCTGCCTCGACCAGCAGCAGCCCCCGCTGCTCGCCATCAGGGTCGAGCTCGGCCACCTCGTCGTCTCGATTCTTGATGATCCCTCCGTCAGCCGCGTGATGCGCGAGGCCGGCTTCTCAAGCCCCGCCGTGAAAACCGCCATCGAGCAGTCACTCTCCTCCAATTCTGCCACAGTCGCCAATTCGCCGAGCCATCCGGTCACGAGGAACGTGTACCTTAGTCCTCTGTTGCAGCAGCAGGAgagaggcgggcaggacgcgagcaaGAGGGAGGATGTCATGAAGGTGCTGGAGATAATGACGAGGCCGAAGAAGAGGAATCCGGTGCTTGTCGGAGACTCCGACGCGGCGTCGGTTATGGAGGAGGTGCTGCTGACGATCGAAAAGGAGCAGCTTGGGATCGACACTCCGGCATCACTACGTTCGGCACAGGTGGTGTCCTTGGAGAAGGAATTCATGTTTCTGGAGCGAAGCCTGATACCGGTGAAGATCAACGAATTATATGGCTTTCTGGAACCCAAGATTCGTGATTGCTCCATCAGTGGCGGCGTGGGAGGTCTAATTCTTGATCTGGGGGACTTGAAGTGGCTCGTGGAGAACCCAGGCGGACATGGAGCGAGCCCAGTTCAGCAACAGCAGCAGACAGGCCGTGCGGTGGTCACGGAGATGGGGCGACTGTTGGCCAGGCTGCGAGAAGACGACGGAGCCGGAAGCAGAGTTTGGGTGGTCGGAACGGCGACATGCGCCACGTACCTGAGATGCCAGGTCTACCACCCGACGATGGAGGTAGACTGGGACCTCCAAGCTCTGCCCATCGCGCCGAGGTCGCCCCCGCTCGCTGGCCTGTTCCCGAGGTTCAAAACTCTGCCACCACTCTGTTCCTCGCTGTTATGTCTTGTCCGCCATTGCCTCAGGCTGGTTTTCTCGTCAATGCTTCTCTTGCTCTGCTCATTTTAATTCATGGTGATTCTTGCATGATTCCAGGCCCGGGGGCAATAGTGGAAGCCTAAGCAACTCGGCCACAGTCGTTGCACAGCCAAAACTGTCACCGGCCTCTGGTGCCGCTGCCATCGGACTGAGTCGAGCTTTGGAGAACACCAAGTGTTGGCAGCCGATAGCTTTGTGCCATCTTTGCATGCAGGGCTATCAGCTTGAGCTGGCTAAGACCGTTTCAGAAGAATCTGAGAGCCATTCTTCGGAGCCCAGAGAGGATACGAAGGGAACTCTGCCTCGGTGGTTGCAGAATGCAGTTCCCAGCAGGAAACCAGCGTCTGATCACCTTCAGGTTAGAATCGACTGCCGCTCTCGTTTTCATTCCCTTGAATCCAAATAATGAACGCCCTAAATATGTACTGTTCTGCAGAGGAATGAGCAAGAGCTTCTTCAGAAGCAAAAGGTTGAGGAATTGCTGGGGAAATGGCGTGGCAGATGCACTCGCCTGCACCTAACTCGCTCCCCTCGTCCACAGCAGTTTCTTGAACCGAGATTACTAGCAGTCTCAGGAACCATTTCGC
This genomic stretch from Musa acuminata AAA Group cultivar baxijiao chromosome BXJ3-9, Cavendish_Baxijiao_AAA, whole genome shotgun sequence harbors:
- the LOC135648830 gene encoding protein SMAX1-like — its product is MRTEVATMQQMLTPEAAAVLVRSIEEADRRRHGQTTPLHVAANLLAAPSGLLRRACTVSHPLLASSSHPLHCRALDLCFSVALDRLPASATGSDAEQPPLSNALVAAVKRAQAHQRRGCLDQQQPPLLAIRVELGHLVVSILDDPSVSRVMREAGFSSPAVKTAIEQSLSSNSATVANSPSHPVTRNVYLSPLLQQQERGGQDASKREDVMKVLEIMTRPKKRNPVLVGDSDAASVMEEVLLTIEKEQLGIDTPASLRSAQVVSLEKEFMFLERSLIPVKINELYGFLEPKIRDCSISGGVGGLILDLGDLKWLVENPGGHGASPVQQQQQTGRAVVTEMGRLLARLREDDGAGSRVWVVGTATCATYLRCQVYHPTMEVDWDLQALPIAPRSPPLAGLFPRPGGNSGSLSNSATVVAQPKLSPASGAAAIGLSRALENTKCWQPIALCHLCMQGYQLELAKTVSEESESHSSEPREDTKGTLPRWLQNAVPSRKPASDHLQRNEQELLQKQKVEELLGKWRGRCTRLHLTRSPRPQQFLEPRLLAVSGTISPTQGSSDHSLKLNSVEHQTSPPVKTDLVLGLSQPLDTPSQKPRSECIEDSSRQRNTITGVSDVVALQRLRSGLTEAVSWQPEAASAIATAVTRRASGNRGLRSAGAKAGSWLLFTGPDKVGKWKMASALSELVFNTAPIRIHLGDDGESDVSFRGKTSLDRVAEAIQQNPFSLIVLEDVDHANTLVRRAIKRAIETGRLVDSRRQEVGLGSIIFILISDWWPDDLRNSENCHRAKSSWQLEHSFGEKSRKHGADWTSKNDQPMKQRKQSYLSLDLNLAVSRDEDDDDAEEGSWNSSDLTMEHDRKFGQLAVDPPTSSYASELIDLLSEAIVFKPVDLSTIRKTVSDSISSRFMRTMGNQQPLEIDEDALDRIAGGVWQSGATNVFDEWFDRVLVPSINRMRSNSDVSDRTIIRLTSVKGGCAGNSLPSSVSIAIDGA